Below is a window of Buchnera aphidicola (Kurisakia onigurumii) DNA.
TTTCTTAATAGTTCATTTATTTCTACTTTATTTAAAGTTTTTTTATCAACTTTTTTTACAATTATTGCACAATACAGACTGGATTTCTGATCTTTATCAGAAGGTATTGTTCCTGGAACTACTACAGAATATGCAGGAATTTTTCCATAAAATATTTTTCCAGTACTTCTTTCATAAATTTTTGTACTTTGTCCAATATATACACCCATAGATATTACAGAACCTTGTTCTACAATTACACCTTCTACTATTTCTGATCTTGCTCCAATAAAACAATTATCTTCAATTATAGTTGGATTAGATTGCATAGGTTCTAAAACACCTCCAATTCCTACACCTCCTGATATGTGCACATTATTTCCTATTTGAGCGCAAGATCCAATAGTAGACCATGTATCTATCATGGTATTTTTTCCTATATAAGATCCTATATTTACATAACAAGGCATTAGTATACTTTTTTTATCTATAAAAGATCCATATCTTACAGTAGCTTGAGGTACAATTCTTACATCATCTTGTATGAATTGCTCTTCATTATAGTCACTATATTTTAATTCTACTTTATCGTAATATGTTGTTTCTAATCCGTGAATAATTTTATTTTTTTGTGTGATTAAAAATAATAAAATAGCTTTTTTAACCCAATGTTTTGTAATCCATTCATTATTTATTTTTTCAGATATTCTCAATTTTCCTGTATTTAACATTTCTATAGTTTCTTTTATAGCTTCAGAAGATTCTATACTAATGCTATTTTCTTTAGATTTAATTAATTCTTTATTTTCGTATGTTTCATTAATTATTTTTTCAATTTTTTTCATGTTTAAGTATCCTTTGATTTATTTTTTTTCGATAATATGAATTTTTATATTTAAAGAACAACTATAATAAATATTAATATTGATATATATTTTTATATATTTTTGATTATAGGATTTATTTTTTCGTCTTCTTGTATTGTAAGTATTTCACAACCATTTTTTGTCACTAATACAGTATGTTCGTATTGAGCAGATAAGGAATGGTCTATAGTTTTTACAGTCCAACCATCATTTAAAATTTTTATAAATGGTTTTCCTATATTAATCATGGGTTCAATAGTAAAAATCATTCCTTCTTTCATTTGTATATTCTTATTATATTGACTATCATAATGTAATATATAAGGTTCTTCATGAAATTTTTTACCAACTCCATGACCACAATATTCTTTTACAATTGAAAAATTTTTTTTTTTAATATATTTTTGTATAACTTTACCTATTTCAGAAAAATATGCTCCAGGTTTAATGATTTTCAATGATTTATATAAACTTTTTCTGGTTGAAAAACATAAATTTTTTGCTATTTTATTTACTTTTCCAATAAAAAACATTTTAGATACATCTCCATAAAAACCATCTTTTATTACAGCTATATCTATGTTAATAATATCTCCTTCATTTAAAATTTCTAATTTATTAGGTATTCCATGACATATTGTATCATTGATTGAAGTACAAATAGATTTTGGAAATCCTTTATATCCTAAACATGCAGGTATAGCTTTTTGTTCATGAGTTATATATTTATGACAAATATTGTTAATTTTATTTGTATCTATTCCAGGTTTTAAATATTTTTGAATCATTTTTAAGTTTTCTGATGCTAGAATACATGCTTTTCGTATTTTATTTATTTCATATTCGTTTTTAATTATTATTGAAGACATATGTTTCACATTTTTTATAAGAATTTTTTTTAAAAAGTATGTTATTGTTTTATAGTAATAATGACATAATAATTGAAATTATTATTTATTATTTAATTTTTTTTGTTTTTATTTTAAACGAATATATCTTATTGTATATAAAATCAATATTAATTTTAAAATAAAATAATTATTATAAAATTTATATATTTATTAAAAAAAATATTTTTAAAAATTTTTTTTGAATATTATCTGTTATTTAGAATATTTTAATAAATTTTTTATACAATAGTTACAAATTTATTTTTATAAAATTATATAAGGCAAGAATATGCAAAAATTATCTATGCAAGATATGATTAAAGCTGGTGTTCATTTTGGACACAAAACTCGTTATTGGAACCCAAAAATGAAACCATTTATTTTTGGTTCAAGAAATAAAATTCATATTATTAATTTAGAAAAAACTTTACCTTTATTTCGTATTGCTATCAATGAATTAAAAAGAATAGCTTTTAGAAAAGGAAAAATACTTTTTGTAGGAACAAAGAAAGCAGCAAGTATTTCTATAAAAAATACTGCAATATTATGTAAACAGTACTATGTTCATTATAGATGGTTAGGAGGTATGTTAACGAATTGGAAAACAGTTAGACAATCTATAAATAGATTAAAAGATTTAGAAATACAATCAAAAGATGGAACTTTTGAAAAGTTAACAAAAAAAGAAGCTTTAATTAGATTTCGTACTTTATCTAAATTAGAAAATAGTTTGGGAGGTATTAAAAATATGGGAGGTTTACCTGATGCTTTATTTGTTATAGATGCAGATCATGAACAAATTGCAATTAAAGAAGCGAATAATTTAGATATTCCAGTTTTTTCTATTGTAGATACTAATTCTAATCCAGATGGAATAGATTATGTTATTCCTGGTAATGATGATGCAGTAAGATCTATTGAATTATATTTATCAGTTATTGAAAATTCTATTAAAAATATTAATAAAATAACAGATAAAAATGAAATTATAAAAAAGTTTCAATAAAAAATATTTTTTAATAATTTAAAATTTTTTAATGTAATAAAAAAAATATAAAAAAATAATGTTTCAGGAACATAATATGCAAAAAAATAATTTATGTCTTATTAAAGAATTAAGAAATCGAACAGGAATAGGAATAATAGAATGTAAAAAAGCTTTATTTTATACAAAAAATAATTTAGAGCAAGCAATAGATTATTTACGTAGTGCTGGAGTGATTAAAGCTGAAAAAAAAAATATTAATTCTACTTTAGAGGGATTGATATTAATTTATCAAAAAAATAATAATATAGCTATATTAGAGTTAAATTGTGAAACAGACTTTGTATCTAAAAATATCGATTTTATTAATTTTGGAAAAAAAATTTTAGATCGAATAGTATGTAAAAATATAACAGATATTTCAGACATTAATATATTTTTTGAAAAACATCGAGTAGACTTAATATCTAAATTTAATGAAAATATTAATATTCGTAGAATAAAATTAGTTCAAAAAAAATGTTCTAGTTATTATCTACATCGATTTAGAATAGGAGTAATAGTTTCTTTTGATAATATGAATTCTTCAATTAATAAAGAAATTATGAAGAATATTTCCATGCATATTGCTGCTAGTAAACCAAAATATATTGATGCTTCTAATATTCCTCAAGAAGTTATTCAAAGAGAATATAATATTCAATTAGAATTAACCAAAAAATTAAATAAAAATAAGTTACAAGAAGAAAATATTATAAAAGGTAAAATGAATAAGTTTATCAATGAAATAACATTATTAAATCAAATTTTTATTATGAATACAAAAAAAACTGTTAAGGAAATTTTAAAAGAAAATAATTTAAAGGTATTATCTTTTATTCGTTTTGAATTGGGAGAAAAAATATAAAATAAAATTTATTTTTTATTAATGTTTAATTTTTGTATTAAAAATTTTTTATCAATAAAATATTTGTATTAATATTTTTATAAATAAAATTTAAAAAAAATAGTATGAAATGGTATTTTTGAATAATAAAAAATAATAATATATTAATTAAAATACATATCTTTAATATGATTAAAATTTTTATGTATAACAATGAATAAGATAATTTATTTTTATAATTTAGGATTTATAATGGATTTTATTATTAAATAAAAATATTTATTGCGATTAACAAAATTTTATTTTTTATAACAACATGAATTTTAATATTTTAAAATTATTTAAATTTTATTTATTTGATATATATTATTAGATTTAATCGATAAAGAATATCTATGCTATGGATATTTATTATAGTTTTATTAATCTATTTAATTTATGATTGAATTATTTTATTAAAAAATATTTTATTTTATAATAAAAATTTTAATTATGGTGAAAAATATTTTTCATTTTTAATGAATATTTTAATTATTTTATATATTTTTTATTTAATAAATTAAATTATATAATTTTTTCAGTGTTAAAATATTTTCATATTATTTTTTATAAGAATTAAATCATTAATTTAATATATATTTGCATTTTTTTATAAAATTAACATTTTATTTTGAATAAAATATATAATATAATTTTATCGATATTTTTTATTTTAACCATTTTTTTTTAAAGGATAATTATTTTTTATAAATAAGAAAAATTTATTTTTTTAGATTTAAAAAATAATTATTAATATTTTATATTAATTTTTATTTATGTATTAAGGTTATAAATTTTATGAATGAAATTATTACATTTGCAGATTTAAAAATGCAAAAATGTATTAATTCTTTTAAAACACGAATTAATGCAATTAGAACTAGTCATGCAACACCTGAATTATTAAATAATATTTTTATTGATTACTATGGTAAAAAAACTCCATTGTTTCAGGTTACAAATATTGTTGTAGAAAATTCTCGTACTTTAAAAATAAATATATTTGAAAATGGATTACAAAACATTATTCAAAAAAGTATTATCAATGCTAATTTAGGGTATGGTATAAGTACTCAAGGTAATTGTGTTTATGTTACAGTACCACATCTTAATGAAGAAAGAAGACAAGAATTAGTTAAAAAAATTAAAAAAGAATCTGAACAGGCACGAATATGTATACGAATTATTAGAAAAGAAAAAAAAGATAGAATTAAATTAGATATAAAAAAAAAAATAATTTCTAAAGATCAAGATAGAGTAATTCAAAAAAAAATACAAGATTTAACTGATAAATACATAAAAAAAATTGAAAAAATTTTTTTAAAAAAAGAATCTGATATCATGAAAATTTAATTTTTGTTTATAACGCCGTTTTAAAAATTTTTCATAATTTTATTTTTTTAAATTTATATTATTTTTTATAAAAAAACGGCGTTTTATAACTTATTTAAAATAAAATATATTAATTTTATAAATATTTTGTAAAAATATTTTATTATTATTCATATTAATTTTTAATTTTTTACATTACAATAAATATATGAATTATATTAATTAATATTTTGAATATAAATAATTTAAAAAAATTATAAAAATTAAATTTCTTTAATAAAAAATTCAAATTATTATTTAAAATTATATTTTTACTGTATTTAACTAAAATAATAAATAAAAATGTTAATAAATGAAAAAAAAATATTAAAAAAAAATGAAGTATTAAATTTACTTCCTCATAAATATCCATTTTTATTAGTAGATAAAATTATAGAGTATAAAAATAATAATTTTATTAAAACTATAAAAAATATTACTTTAAATGATTTTTTTTTTGAAGGTCATTTTCCCTCTTATCCTATTTTTCCTGGTGTTTTAATAATTGAATCTATGGCTCAATCATCAACTTTACTATTGTATAAAAATAATCCATATTGGGTAAAAAAAAAATTTTTTCCTTTAATAAAAATAAACAATGCATCTTTTAAATTTCCTGTATATCCAGGTGATCAAATAATTATTGATATTTTTTTACAAAAAACGTTTAAAAAACTAACTCAATTTAATTGTATTGCAAGAGTATTAAGTAAAACTGTTGTTATTGCCACCATTTCTTGTATTCAAACAAAAATATAATTTTTTTAAAAATATTATTCATATAAGCATATATAGTTATATAAAATTATAAAAAATAGGAATTAAATCAATCATTTTTTATGAAAAAATATTTTTTTCTATTTTTTTTTTTTTCAATGTAGGTTCATTAGTATGAATTCTTCTAATTTTGTTCATTTAAATACGCATAGTGATTATTCTATTATTGATGGAATAGCTAGTCCTGAAAAAATAGTACATAAAGCAAATAGTTTAGGAATGTCTTCAATAGGTATTACAGATTTTTCTAATTTGTTTGGTGCATTAAAGTTTTACTTAAAAGCACATGAATACGGTATTAAACCAATTATAGGAATTGATTTTAATATGAGATCTATTTTTATTCCTAATATGATAAGTAGAATTACATTGTTAGCTTATAATAAAATAGGATATAGAAATCTTTCTATATTAACTACATATTCACATAAAGAAAAAAAAAATTATTCTCAAGCAATATTAAAACAAGAATTATTAAAAAAATATAATCAAGGATTAATAATTTTATCAGGAGGTTGTTTTGGAGATATTGGAATATGTTTATTAAAAAATAATAATAAATTTTTAAATTCTATGTTTAATTTTTATTCTAATTATTTTCCAGAATCACATTATTTAGAATTAACTCGTACTAATAGAGTTAATGAAGAAGAATATATTTCTAAAGTTTTATATTGCGCAAATAAAAAACAAGTACCTGTTGTTGCTACAAATTCTGTTTGTTTTTTAAATAAAGAAGATTTTTCAGTACATAATATTCGTATGGGAATTAATCAAGGTATTATGATTTCAGATATAAATAAAAAAAAAAATTATAGTAAAGAACAATTTTTAAAATCACAAGAAGAAATGATTAATTTATTTTATGATATACCTGAATCTATTGTAAATACTGTTGAAATTTCTATGCGTTGTAATTTTATTTTTAATTTAAATAAATATTTTTTACCAACTTTTTTTGATAAAAAATTTGATGTTAAAAAAAAATTAATAGAAGAATCATTTCAAGGTTTGGAATATAGATTTAAAAATTATATTTTTAAAAATCAAAAAAATGTTTTTAAAACTAAAAAAAAATATATTGCAAGATTGAATTTAGAATTGGATATAATTAATAAAATGGGTTTTCCTAGTTATTTTTTAATTGTTATGGAATTTATACAATGGGCAAAAAAAAATAATATTCCTGTAGGTCCGGGAAGAGGATCTGGAGCGGGATCTTTAGTTGCTTATGCATTAAAAATAACTGAACTGGATCCTTTAAAATTTGATTTATTATTTGAAAGATTTTTAAATTTAGACCGTGTTTCTATGCCTGATTTTGATATTGATTTTTGCATGGAAAAAAGAGATTTAGTAATTGAACATGTGTCTAAAAAATATGGTTCAGATTCAGTTGCACAAATAATTACTTTTGGGACAATGACTGCAAAATCTGTTATTCGAGATGTAGGTCGTGTTTTAGGGTATCCGTATGGATTTATTAATAAATTATCTAAATTAATACCATTAGATCCTGGAATAACATTAAATAAAGCGTTTTCTACTAATCAAGAATTAATTGAATTATATTCGAATAATACTGATGTCAAAAGTATAGTAAACATTGCAAAAAAATTAGAAGGTGTTACTAGAAATATTGGAAAACATGCTGGAGGCGTGATTATTGCACCTTCAAAAATTATTAATTTTGTACCTTTATATTTTGATGAAAATGGAGAAAATGTATTAACACAATTTGATAAAGATGATATTGAAAAAATTGGTTTAGTAAAATTTGATTTTTTAGGATTAAAAACTTTAACAATAATTGAATCATGTGTTCGAATAATAAATTCTAAATTACATAACAAAAAAGTTGATATAAAGAAAATTTCCTTAGAAGATAAAAAAGTTTTTGATATGCTAAATAATGCAAATACTACTGCAATATTTCAATTAGAGTCTTTAGGAATGAAAAAATTGATAAAAAGACTTAAACCAGATTGTTTCGAAGATATAATTTCGTTAGTAGCATTATTTCGACCTGGTCCGTTACAATCAGGAATGGTAGATAATTTTATTGCTCGAAAGCATGGAAAAGAATCTATTTTTTATCCAGATAAGAAATGGCAACATATTCTATTAAAACCTATATTAAAATCTACCTATGGTATTATATTGTATCAAGAACAAGTCATGCAAATTGCACAAGTTTTATCAGGATATTCATTAAGTGATGCTGATATATTAAGACGTGTTATGGGAAAAAAAGATCCTTTAGAAATGAGAAATCAATATTCAATTTTTCAATCAGGAGCTAAAAAAAATGGTATTGATGTAGTTTTATCAAAAAAAATATTTAGTTTATTAGAAAAATTTTCTGGATATGGATTTAATAAATCTCATTCTGCAGCATATGCGTTAATATCATATCAAACACTATGGTTAAAATCTCATTATCCTGCTGAATTTATGGCTTCTGTAATGACTTCTGAAATAGATAATTCTGATAAATTATCAAATTTAATTTTAGAATGTAAAAAATTAAATATAAAAATATTACCTCCTTGTATTAATCATGGATTTAATCATTTTTATGTAAATGAAAAAAAAGAAATAATATACGGAATGGGAGCAATAAAAGGAATTGGAATAAATTCTATTAATAGTATAGTTAAACATAGAACAATAAAAATAGGATATTTAGATTTATTTGATTTTTGTGTAAAAACGAACAGTAAAAAAATTACTGTTATTATTATAAAAAAATTAATTAAATCCGGTTCATTAGATTGTTTTAAGTTGAAGAGATCTTTTTTAATTAATTCATTATTACATACTTTTAATTCTGCCAAACAATATAAAAAAATTATTTTATATAAACAAAAAGATATATTTAACCCTTCTATTCAGGATTTTAAAAACATTGTTAAAAATAAAAATTTAAATGTTTTAGTTTGGACTAAAAGTATGAAATTAGATTATGAGTATTCAGTTTTAGGTTTATGTATTACAGGATATCCTATTCGTGAATATTTATTTGAATTGAATAAATATGTTAATGCAATAAAATTAAAAAATATAAAATTACAAAAAAATAACAGTGTTGTTTGTGTTTTTGGAGTTATTTCTTATATAAAAAGAATATTAACTAAAAAAAATACTCAAATGGTTTTGATATCTATTGATGATAGTTATTGTAAATTAGATGTCTTAATTTTTGAAAATTTATTAGAAAGAAAAAAATATTTTATCAAAAAAAATAATATTGTCATTATTCAAGGTAAAGTTATTTTTGATAATTTTATTAAAAAAAAAAAAATAATAGCGATAGATATTATTGATATAGATTATGCAAGACTGAATAGTTTAAGTGAAATTATTGTTTTTACAAAAATAACAAAAAATATTGATAAATTGTTTGTAAAAATTAAAAAAATTACATTAACAAAAAATAATAGAACAATTCCTTTAAATATTTATTTTTATAAAAACAATGAATTTGTGCAATTAAAATATGTTAAAAAATGGAAAATTTTTCCAAATAATAAATTAATAAATAATTTAAAATATTTATTCGGAATAGGATCAGTAAAATTAAAAAGAATAAAAAATACTGTATCTAAAATATTTTTTTATCATTAGTTGTTATATAACATTACTTTTTTGAATTATTTTTTTAAAGTAACTTACTACATCTTTAATATGTATTTCATGTTTTTGTTGTGTATATCGATTTTGTATTTCTAATATTTCATTTTTAGTGTTTTTTTCACTAATAATTATATTATAAGGTATACCGATTAGATCCATATTAGAAAAAATTACTCCAATTCTTTCATTTCTATCATTAAATAATGTAGGTATTTTTTCTTTTTTTAATGATAAATATATTTTTTTTGAAATTTTTTGTACTATAATGGAATTATATAATTGTATTGGTATGATCGAAACAATAAAAGGAGCTAATTCAATAGGCCATATAATACCTTTTTCATCATGATTTTGTTCTATTATAGCAGAAATAATTCTAGTTACACCTATTCCGTAACATCCCATATTCAAAAATTTTTTCATTTTATCATTTGTATAAATATTAGCATTCATAGATTTAGAATATTTTTTTCCGATTTGAAAAATATGAGCAATTTCAATGTTATGAATGTTATTCTTATATATTTTTTTTTGTAAATTTATATTATAATTTTTATTTTTTGTAGTAACAATAAATTCATGAGAAATATTTCCACCAATAATTCCAGAATTTGCTTGTTCAATTTTAAATTTTAAAGACATTCTAAAAAAAATTTTTTTATATGCTTTTTTTATTTTTTCATATGTTAATACTAAAGATTTTTTATCCATATGAAAAGAATAGGCATCTTTCATAATAAATTCTCTAGTTCTTATAGTTCCAAATTGTGGTCTAATTTCATCTCTAAATTTTGTTTGAATTTGATAAAATATTAAAGGTAATTCTTTATAGGATTTTATTTCGTTTTTTATTAAATCTGTTATTATTTCTTCATGAGTAGGGCCTAATATGAACAAGTTTTTATTTCGATCATATAAAGTAAATAGTTCTTTTCCATAATCATTAATTCTTTTGCTTTTTTTCCATAAATGACCTGTTTGTAAAATAGGTAAAATTACTTCTATTGCTGATATTCGATCCATTTCTTCTCTAATTATTTTTTTAATTTTTTTTAAAATAATTACACCTGTAGGTAACCATGTGTATATTCCTGAAGATACTTGCCTGATTAAACCTGATTTTAGCATTAAATAATGACTTATTAATTCAGGCTTGTTAGATACATTTTTCAATGTAGATAGTAAATATTTACTAGTACGCATATTTTCCTTAAAAAAATAGATTATAAATGTAAGATATTTGTATTATTTTATAAATATCAGAAAATGAAATATTCATGTATATTAATTAAGAAAAATTGTATTGACAATTTTTTTATTACTTAAAAATTAATTTTTATATAAAAAACAAATTATTTTTTTTATAATAACAAATTATTTTTTTTATAATAACAAATTATTTTTTTTATAATAACAAATTATTTTTTTTATAATAACAAATATTTTTTTTATAATAACAAATTATTTTTTTTATAATAACAAATATTTTTATGAGGTGTTTTATGCCTATTGGATCTGATGAAGATAAAACAGAAGAACCTACTTCCCATCGCATTAAAAAGTTTAAAAAAAAAGGAAATAATTATTATTCTCCAGAAGTAAATTATTTTTTTTTATTATTTTTTTCATGTTTTACATTTTTTATTTTTCGAAAAACAATGTTTTTTTCTTTATTAGAATTATTAAAAAATAGTTTACAAATAAATTATTCGATTATATTTAGTAATACGTTTTTTTTGAAAAAAATAATATTTGATATTAAAAAAATTTGTTTAATTTTTATTATTTTATTTTTAGAAATATTGTTCATTTCTTATACTTTTCCATTATTATTTGGAGGGGGAAAAATACATTTTCGTTTTTTTAATTTTAGTTTAAAAAAATTAAATTTTATAAATGGTATAAAAAAAATGTTTTCTTTTGAATCTATTTTTGAACTACTAAAGATTATTCTTAAATCATATTTAATTTTAGGGATTTTTATATATTATTTTGTTTCTAAAAAACATGAATTATTTTTTTTATCAATCGAACGAGAAAATAATGTTTTTTTTCATGGTTTTAATATATTAGTGAATTTTATTTATATTGCAATATTATCTTATATCCCCGTAGTAATGTTAGATTTTATATGGAAAAAAATTTCTTTTTTCAAAAAACTAAAAATGACACAACAAGAAATTAAAGAAGAATTAAAAGAAATAGAAGGAAATCCTAATACAAAAAGTAGAATATTACATAATATGAAATTATTATCTAGAAAAAGAAATACAATAGATATAATAAATAAATCAGATGTAGTAGTTACTAATCCTACTCATTATGCAATTTCTATACAATACATTGCAAAAAAAATGAAATCTCCAAAAATTACAGCAAAAGGAATAGGTGTTTCTGCACTATATATTATTAAAATTGCTAAGAAAAATAATATTCCTATATTATATGCTCCAATTTTAGCGCGTTCATTATATTATAATTTTGCATTAAATCAATTTATATCACCTGATTTTTATTCAATAATAGCTGAAATAATTACTTGGTCTTGGAACTTTAATAAATGGAAAAAAGAAGGAGGTAAAAAACCTATTATACCAAAAGATTTATCAGAAGTATTAAAATCAAATATAGAAAAAGGAAAAAGAAAATTATGAATAATTTTTTTTATTTTTTTAAAAAAATTAATTTATTAAAAAATTTTAGATCACAAGTATTAGTTGTTCCATTGTTATTAATTATTATTTTATCAATGATGATTTTACCTCTTCCTACCTTTTTATTAGATTTATTTTTTACATTTAATATATCTCTTTCATTATTAATTCTACTTGTATCATTATTTAATAAATATACTTTAGATTTTTCTTCATTTCCGACAATATTACTTTTTTCTACACTGTTGAGATTATCATTAAATATTGCTTCTACACGTATTATTCTTTTACATGGTCATACTGGTATAGCATCTGCAGGGCATGTAATAGAATCGTTCGGTAATTTTTTAGTCGGAGGTAATTTTTTTATTGGAATAGTAGTATTTATTATATTAATAATTATTAATTTTATAGTAATTACAAAGGGAGCGGGTAGAATTGCAGAAGTAGGAGCTAGATTTGCTTTAGATGGAATGCCA
It encodes the following:
- the tsf gene encoding translation elongation factor Ts encodes the protein MQKNNLCLIKELRNRTGIGIIECKKALFYTKNNLEQAIDYLRSAGVIKAEKKNINSTLEGLILIYQKNNNIAILELNCETDFVSKNIDFINFGKKILDRIVCKNITDISDINIFFEKHRVDLISKFNENINIRRIKLVQKKCSSYYLHRFRIGVIVSFDNMNSSINKEIMKNISMHIAASKPKYIDASNIPQEVIQREYNIQLELTKKLNKNKLQEENIIKGKMNKFINEITLLNQIFIMNTKKTVKEILKENNLKVLSFIRFELGEKI
- the dnaE gene encoding DNA polymerase III subunit alpha, with amino-acid sequence MNSSNFVHLNTHSDYSIIDGIASPEKIVHKANSLGMSSIGITDFSNLFGALKFYLKAHEYGIKPIIGIDFNMRSIFIPNMISRITLLAYNKIGYRNLSILTTYSHKEKKNYSQAILKQELLKKYNQGLIILSGGCFGDIGICLLKNNNKFLNSMFNFYSNYFPESHYLELTRTNRVNEEEYISKVLYCANKKQVPVVATNSVCFLNKEDFSVHNIRMGINQGIMISDINKKKNYSKEQFLKSQEEMINLFYDIPESIVNTVEISMRCNFIFNLNKYFLPTFFDKKFDVKKKLIEESFQGLEYRFKNYIFKNQKNVFKTKKKYIARLNLELDIINKMGFPSYFLIVMEFIQWAKKNNIPVGPGRGSGAGSLVAYALKITELDPLKFDLLFERFLNLDRVSMPDFDIDFCMEKRDLVIEHVSKKYGSDSVAQIITFGTMTAKSVIRDVGRVLGYPYGFINKLSKLIPLDPGITLNKAFSTNQELIELYSNNTDVKSIVNIAKKLEGVTRNIGKHAGGVIIAPSKIINFVPLYFDENGENVLTQFDKDDIEKIGLVKFDFLGLKTLTIIESCVRIINSKLHNKKVDIKKISLEDKKVFDMLNNANTTAIFQLESLGMKKLIKRLKPDCFEDIISLVALFRPGPLQSGMVDNFIARKHGKESIFYPDKKWQHILLKPILKSTYGIILYQEQVMQIAQVLSGYSLSDADILRRVMGKKDPLEMRNQYSIFQSGAKKNGIDVVLSKKIFSLLEKFSGYGFNKSHSAAYALISYQTLWLKSHYPAEFMASVMTSEIDNSDKLSNLILECKKLNIKILPPCINHGFNHFYVNEKKEIIYGMGAIKGIGINSINSIVKHRTIKIGYLDLFDFCVKTNSKKITVIIIKKLIKSGSLDCFKLKRSFLINSLLHTFNSAKQYKKIILYKQKDIFNPSIQDFKNIVKNKNLNVLVWTKSMKLDYEYSVLGLCITGYPIREYLFELNKYVNAIKLKNIKLQKNNSVVCVFGVISYIKRILTKKNTQMVLISIDDSYCKLDVLIFENLLERKKYFIKKNNIVIIQGKVIFDNFIKKKKIIAIDIIDIDYARLNSLSEIIVFTKITKNIDKLFVKIKKITLTKNNRTIPLNIYFYKNNEFVQLKYVKKWKIFPNNKLINNLKYLFGIGSVKLKRIKNTVSKIFFYH
- the map gene encoding type I methionyl aminopeptidase, encoding MSSIIIKNEYEINKIRKACILASENLKMIQKYLKPGIDTNKINNICHKYITHEQKAIPACLGYKGFPKSICTSINDTICHGIPNKLEILNEGDIINIDIAVIKDGFYGDVSKMFFIGKVNKIAKNLCFSTRKSLYKSLKIIKPGAYFSEIGKVIQKYIKKKNFSIVKEYCGHGVGKKFHEEPYILHYDSQYNKNIQMKEGMIFTIEPMINIGKPFIKILNDGWTVKTIDHSLSAQYEHTVLVTKNGCEILTIQEDEKINPIIKNI
- the frr gene encoding ribosome recycling factor, which gives rise to MNEIITFADLKMQKCINSFKTRINAIRTSHATPELLNNIFIDYYGKKTPLFQVTNIVVENSRTLKINIFENGLQNIIQKSIINANLGYGISTQGNCVYVTVPHLNEERRQELVKKIKKESEQARICIRIIRKEKKDRIKLDIKKKIISKDQDRVIQKKIQDLTDKYIKKIEKIFLKKESDIMKI
- the fabZ gene encoding 3-hydroxyacyl-ACP dehydratase FabZ, with product MLINEKKILKKNEVLNLLPHKYPFLLVDKIIEYKNNNFIKTIKNITLNDFFFEGHFPSYPIFPGVLIIESMAQSSTLLLYKNNPYWVKKKFFPLIKINNASFKFPVYPGDQIIIDIFLQKTFKKLTQFNCIARVLSKTVVIATISCIQTKI
- the rpsB gene encoding 30S ribosomal protein S2; this translates as MQKLSMQDMIKAGVHFGHKTRYWNPKMKPFIFGSRNKIHIINLEKTLPLFRIAINELKRIAFRKGKILFVGTKKAASISIKNTAILCKQYYVHYRWLGGMLTNWKTVRQSINRLKDLEIQSKDGTFEKLTKKEALIRFRTLSKLENSLGGIKNMGGLPDALFVIDADHEQIAIKEANNLDIPVFSIVDTNSNPDGIDYVIPGNDDAVRSIELYLSVIENSIKNINKITDKNEIIKKFQ
- the dapD gene encoding 2,3,4,5-tetrahydropyridine-2,6-dicarboxylate N-succinyltransferase, with amino-acid sequence MKKIEKIINETYENKELIKSKENSISIESSEAIKETIEMLNTGKLRISEKINNEWITKHWVKKAILLFLITQKNKIIHGLETTYYDKVELKYSDYNEEQFIQDDVRIVPQATVRYGSFIDKKSILMPCYVNIGSYIGKNTMIDTWSTIGSCAQIGNNVHISGGVGIGGVLEPMQSNPTIIEDNCFIGARSEIVEGVIVEQGSVISMGVYIGQSTKIYERSTGKIFYGKIPAYSVVVPGTIPSDKDQKSSLYCAIIVKKVDKKTLNKVEINELLRNTQ